The Chloroherpetonaceae bacterium genome includes a region encoding these proteins:
- a CDS encoding PAS domain S-box protein produces MNFEHPLFFNYPLFKQIFERVPLGYVLVSKGSIIEYANERFCEMLGYSLEELRHKTIDSISHPEDNLRELELAKIKISKEDSHYIFEKRYIRADESHIWVKVTATRIFEADKAFVLGMVEDISHLKKTVDELRFSETNARALLDASTQAIVMIDQDESILFFNRMAFDTLKFIYHKELSVGAKVKDLVPPDLYLGIKHNLQKCLGGKQFKVDRMIELSSGQQRWFGINYIPIYDEQSKPHAIFFSLIDISEKIKSESKLRLQDSILKQVRNAIIVLNSNGTIIYWNSYAEKLYGWSAIEAIGKTSQELGIAPQFSSSESKEIISSIEETGYWEGEFISKDRSGRLINLYAVGSLLRNQAGQNIGRIWVETDISNQKNLESQLAHAQKMESIGTLTGGIAHDFNNLLMAIGGTAELLQQDVSENPTLLKKVTRIQTAAKKASALTEQLLNFSQKQDLVRKPLSLEKLIEKTIHLLQNSIDRRITIKKVIEPSLPEIIADSNQIEQILFNLTNNSKEILEPMLDSGHLGFIEISAGIKKTSEISNPLEYGNKEYVVFLKVADNGTGIPKELKSKVFDPFFTTKPIGKGSGLGLSVVYGIVKNHKGGIEVDSEEGKGTTVSIYFPEIV; encoded by the coding sequence GTGAATTTTGAACATCCTTTGTTTTTCAATTATCCGCTTTTCAAGCAAATCTTTGAACGTGTTCCACTTGGATATGTTCTCGTAAGTAAAGGATCAATCATCGAATATGCAAATGAGCGATTTTGTGAAATGCTTGGATATTCGCTTGAAGAATTGCGACATAAAACCATCGACTCTATAAGTCACCCCGAAGATAACCTTAGAGAATTAGAGCTGGCGAAAATCAAAATCAGTAAAGAGGATTCGCACTATATTTTTGAAAAAAGATATATCCGTGCCGATGAAAGTCACATCTGGGTAAAAGTTACCGCTACAAGAATTTTTGAAGCAGATAAAGCTTTTGTTTTGGGGATGGTTGAAGACATCTCACATCTTAAAAAGACCGTTGATGAACTTCGCTTTTCGGAAACCAACGCTCGCGCTTTATTAGATGCAAGCACACAAGCCATTGTTATGATTGATCAAGATGAATCAATACTTTTCTTTAATCGAATGGCTTTCGATACCCTGAAATTTATCTATCACAAAGAACTCTCCGTAGGTGCAAAAGTAAAAGACTTGGTACCACCCGATTTATACCTTGGAATCAAACATAATTTGCAAAAATGCCTTGGTGGGAAGCAATTCAAAGTTGATCGAATGATTGAATTAAGTTCCGGACAGCAGCGGTGGTTCGGTATCAATTACATCCCCATTTATGATGAACAGTCAAAACCTCATGCGATATTCTTTAGCTTGATTGATATCAGCGAGAAAATTAAGTCGGAATCAAAATTAAGGCTGCAAGATTCAATACTGAAGCAGGTTCGAAATGCCATTATTGTCTTGAATTCAAACGGGACAATCATTTATTGGAACTCTTATGCTGAGAAACTTTATGGTTGGAGTGCAATAGAAGCCATTGGGAAAACATCACAAGAACTTGGAATTGCTCCCCAATTTTCATCTTCTGAGAGCAAAGAAATTATTTCAAGCATTGAAGAAACCGGCTATTGGGAAGGCGAATTCATCTCCAAAGATCGCTCAGGACGTTTGATCAATCTTTATGCCGTTGGTAGTTTGCTCAGAAATCAAGCAGGACAAAATATTGGTCGAATCTGGGTTGAAACCGATATTTCAAATCAAAAAAATTTAGAATCGCAATTGGCTCATGCCCAAAAAATGGAGTCTATTGGCACGCTCACCGGCGGAATTGCACATGATTTCAACAATCTTTTGATGGCAATTGGAGGAACAGCCGAATTGCTTCAACAGGATGTAAGTGAAAACCCAACTTTATTAAAAAAAGTTACCCGAATTCAAACTGCTGCCAAAAAGGCTTCTGCCCTTACAGAACAGTTACTCAATTTTTCTCAGAAGCAAGATTTGGTAAGAAAACCGTTATCACTTGAAAAACTCATTGAGAAAACAATTCATCTCCTTCAAAATTCAATTGATCGAAGGATTACCATCAAAAAAGTGATTGAACCCTCACTTCCCGAAATCATTGCAGATTCAAATCAAATCGAACAAATTCTCTTTAACCTCACAAATAATTCAAAGGAAATACTGGAACCAATGTTAGACTCCGGCCATTTGGGCTTTATCGAAATTTCAGCGGGTATCAAAAAAACTTCTGAAATCAGTAATCCACTTGAATATGGAAACAAAGAATATGTTGTTTTTCTGAAAGTCGCCGATAACGGAACAGGTATTCCAAAAGAATTAAAATCTAAAGTTTTTGATCCTTTTTTTACAACAAAGCCAATTGGTAAAGGTTCAGGACTGGGCTTGTCTGTTGTATATGGGATTGTTAAAAATCATAAAGGGGGTATTGAGGTTGATTCCGAAGAAGGAAAAGGTACTACAGTCTCCATTTATTTCCCCGAGATTGTTTAA
- a CDS encoding S9 family peptidase, translating to MMRNLIQYLIIMLIFTTLTSCSDTVKKQPTPPIASKKPKVDTIHNEILVDDYFWLREKSNPEVIAYLEAENAYTDSMTSEIKPFVDSLYSEIKGRIKEKDMSVPYQNGNYSYYTRFEEGKQYGIYCRKSLLPEGKEEVILDLNVLGEGLKFISLGDYEVSPNGEMLAYSLDTTGFRQYLLQFKNLKTGETLPISIERVTSVAWASDNATFFYSTEDAVTKRSDLVYQSSLLNHSPKKLYEERDELFQSGVGNSRDKQFIFIYCFSSETSEFRYLQSSKPFEEFKVVIPRQTKHEYTVDHRNGLFYLRTNKNAKNFKIVSAPFDSPEEKNWVEVIPHRPEVKIESFALFENFLSVSERKNGLQEIEVLNFTSMEKHSITFPEPTYSAYMTPTPEYKTNLLRFSYQSFVTPNSIYDYNMDSRERTMLKQQEVVGGYDASLYTSERVFATALDGTQIPISIVYKKGTKRNGTAPLLLYGYGSYGISMSSTFSISRLSLLQRGVIYALAHIRGGGEMGEEWHDNGKMMNKKNTFTDFIDCADYLVKNKYSDYKQIAIEGGSAGGLLIGAVLNLRPDICKVAHLAVPFVDVINTMLDASLPLTTGEYIEWGNPNEKEAFTYMKSYCPYSNIERKKYPSILITTSLNDSQVMYWEPAKYAAKMRAFKAGDEPLLLKTNMGAGHGGSSGRFDRIKEFAFEYGYMMSQLGIKK from the coding sequence ATGATGCGTAATCTTATCCAATACTTAATCATAATGCTCATTTTTACGACTCTAACCAGTTGCTCTGATACAGTGAAAAAGCAACCAACACCTCCAATCGCCTCAAAAAAACCTAAAGTTGATACGATTCACAACGAAATACTTGTCGACGATTACTTCTGGCTTCGTGAAAAATCAAACCCTGAAGTCATCGCTTACCTCGAAGCAGAAAATGCTTATACCGATTCAATGACTTCTGAAATCAAGCCATTTGTTGATAGCCTTTATTCAGAAATCAAAGGGAGAATCAAAGAAAAGGATATGAGCGTTCCATATCAAAACGGGAATTATTCCTATTACACCCGCTTTGAAGAAGGAAAGCAATATGGTATTTATTGCAGGAAGTCACTTTTACCAGAAGGAAAAGAGGAAGTTATTCTCGATTTAAATGTATTGGGTGAAGGATTAAAATTTATTTCATTAGGCGACTATGAAGTAAGCCCAAATGGCGAAATGTTGGCTTATTCTCTTGATACAACCGGCTTCCGCCAATATTTGCTTCAATTTAAGAACCTTAAAACCGGAGAAACTCTTCCAATTTCAATCGAGCGAGTGACATCGGTTGCTTGGGCGAGTGACAATGCAACCTTTTTCTATTCAACCGAAGACGCTGTTACGAAACGTAGTGATCTTGTTTATCAAAGTTCTCTCTTAAATCATTCACCCAAAAAACTTTATGAAGAGAGGGACGAGCTCTTTCAAAGCGGAGTTGGAAATTCAAGGGATAAGCAGTTTATCTTTATTTATTGCTTTAGTTCAGAAACTTCTGAATTCAGATATCTTCAATCCTCTAAACCTTTCGAGGAATTCAAAGTTGTTATTCCTCGTCAAACAAAACACGAATACACTGTTGACCATCGTAATGGATTGTTTTATCTCCGAACCAATAAAAATGCCAAAAACTTTAAGATTGTCTCCGCTCCGTTCGACTCACCTGAAGAAAAAAATTGGGTAGAAGTTATTCCTCATCGACCTGAGGTAAAAATTGAATCATTTGCCCTCTTCGAAAATTTCTTATCGGTCAGTGAGCGTAAAAATGGCCTCCAAGAAATTGAAGTCCTAAACTTCACTTCTATGGAAAAGCATAGCATTACGTTTCCTGAACCGACTTACAGTGCGTATATGACTCCCACGCCGGAATACAAAACGAACCTACTTCGCTTTAGTTATCAATCGTTTGTAACCCCAAATTCGATTTATGATTACAATATGGATAGTCGTGAACGCACGATGTTAAAACAACAAGAAGTTGTTGGTGGTTACGACGCTTCACTTTACACCTCTGAAAGAGTTTTTGCGACAGCCCTAGACGGAACACAAATTCCAATTTCAATCGTGTATAAAAAAGGAACTAAACGCAACGGCACGGCGCCGCTTCTCCTTTACGGTTATGGCTCTTATGGAATTTCAATGAGTTCAACCTTCAGCATCTCAAGACTATCTTTGTTACAACGCGGGGTGATATACGCTTTAGCCCATATTCGCGGCGGCGGCGAAATGGGCGAAGAGTGGCATGATAATGGCAAAATGATGAACAAGAAAAACACCTTTACAGATTTTATTGATTGTGCAGATTATTTGGTCAAGAATAAATATTCAGATTACAAACAAATTGCAATCGAAGGAGGAAGCGCGGGAGGACTATTAATCGGCGCGGTACTTAATCTCCGCCCTGATATTTGCAAAGTTGCCCATCTTGCCGTCCCATTTGTAGATGTGATTAATACAATGCTGGATGCCTCTTTACCTCTAACGACGGGCGAATATATTGAATGGGGAAACCCAAACGAGAAAGAGGCATTTACTTATATGAAATCGTATTGCCCATACAGCAACATCGAACGAAAAAAGTATCCTTCAATCCTTATCACAACTTCTTTGAATGATAGTCAAGTGATGTATTGGGAGCCTGCAAAATATGCAGCCAAAATGCGGGCGTTCAAAGCTGGCGACGAACCACTCCTCTTGAAAACAAATATGGGCGCAGGTCACGGGGGCTCTTCCGGCAGATTTGATCGCATTAAAGAGTTCGCTTTTGAATATGGCTATATGATGAGTCAGTTAGGAATCAAGAAGTAA
- a CDS encoding two-component regulator propeller domain-containing protein, whose amino-acid sequence MPPIPENADFSSLTSADGLSNSGVNKIIQDGTGFIWIATGDGLNRYDGYRFKVFINLPNDSTSLSDSDISSLYVDQSNRFWVGTRNGLNLYLDRKEQFLRIKLPFEKVSHLPRFSQILSITSIDTNHIWVLTAHQLYKISTKTLAVSAFSLPQIPYKFWNSPLNMIDEYDGRNIAFDKAGNLWLSHGFGGLYIFEPYKESFKPVSMNKGFRWIENIHFHTDGSLWFSYSNDAFSESDFVTPFLSSKNLGSIFLGKCTNPLVASENIPITVSNIDTFKFSECYDIVSMKSNHIAVAIVNKDMSSGFYIYDSDAQKKWTYARNANSRNTLHDNFISCLFEDRSGVFWIGSFTSGVNYFAPYQNKFASYSSQYLDPLSVDNAFMRGVIKDRENFIWICTQFGSIHRISPNRKDIQRYSIPNQIGSWAILEDKKGDIWAGGVGKFYLYKFNRKANRFDKFPIVQSFHQINTIFEDSKQRLWLGSSPICYLTPDRKKYVETNFLSFELQNYHNAIQDIFETKDGTLWFGATNSGFAYHPETKVFRSLDSLLLNAFQTPNLLISQITSLTDTTLRIVTKGKGILVCTTSLKVIEVISKEQGLPHNNCYGALDDENGNWWISSDAGICSFNPRTRSFEYYTTDDGLLSMEFNRKSFFQSKDHELFFGGVNGLHSFYPSQIKKNPYSPKLVITDIRQGMNSINLNRLSDSSIQISYIDDPLTLEFSSLDFQAPVKNRFRYKFDKSKEWNEVGTNRTITFAKLNPGTHVLRVVGTNSDGIWSYANERAIRIEVIPPFYLSRWFITLVGIFIVFSSVGFYSYRVIRERKRADRLEQLVKERTQELATALREMNEQKELAEEANRFKTELLGLAAHDLRNPLQTIQGFATLIKEDVPKESNVAELSEYISKASQRMFSLISDLLETVQLDSSSLKLNFLAYNISKVIEQTVKLQRQSSEKKNQTLICNIEPNCYAIIDERRFDQIIENIISNAIKFSPNGKRIWIELKRDTRPHSFLIDASSKSNESKLQRFLNPFSSSIVLTRPEVNTKEVMIEVLVFTVRDEGLGMSETDLKRIFGRFQRLSARPTGGETSSGLGLSIVKKLVDLHNGKIFVSSPGKEKGCTFTLELPSIQTPAIG is encoded by the coding sequence TTGCCTCCAATTCCGGAAAATGCTGACTTTTCTTCTCTTACTTCGGCTGATGGGCTTTCGAATTCAGGTGTAAATAAAATTATTCAAGATGGCACCGGATTTATTTGGATTGCTACCGGAGATGGTCTTAATCGTTATGATGGCTATCGTTTTAAGGTTTTTATCAATCTTCCGAATGATTCGACATCCCTTTCTGATTCAGATATCAGTTCGCTTTATGTTGATCAGTCAAATCGATTTTGGGTAGGAACAAGAAATGGACTTAATCTATACTTGGATAGAAAAGAACAATTTTTACGAATCAAGCTACCCTTTGAAAAGGTATCGCATCTCCCCCGATTTAGCCAAATTCTTTCCATTACAAGTATTGATACCAATCATATTTGGGTACTTACAGCGCATCAACTTTATAAAATTTCGACAAAGACTTTAGCGGTTTCAGCTTTTTCATTACCCCAAATTCCGTATAAATTTTGGAATTCCCCATTAAACATGATTGATGAGTATGATGGGCGGAACATCGCTTTTGATAAAGCCGGAAATTTATGGTTGTCTCACGGTTTTGGCGGATTATACATTTTTGAGCCATACAAAGAATCATTCAAGCCCGTTTCAATGAACAAGGGTTTTCGATGGATAGAAAATATTCATTTTCATACTGATGGTTCTCTTTGGTTTAGTTATAGCAATGATGCATTCAGCGAAAGTGACTTTGTAACACCCTTCCTTTCCTCAAAAAATTTAGGTTCAATCTTTTTGGGAAAATGCACAAATCCCTTAGTCGCTTCTGAAAATATTCCAATCACCGTTTCAAATATTGACACCTTCAAATTTTCTGAATGCTATGATATTGTCTCGATGAAGTCAAATCACATTGCTGTTGCAATTGTAAATAAGGACATGTCAAGCGGGTTTTATATTTATGATTCTGATGCACAAAAAAAGTGGACTTACGCCCGAAACGCAAATTCCCGCAATACTTTACACGATAACTTTATTTCGTGTCTTTTTGAAGATCGATCTGGGGTATTTTGGATTGGATCGTTTACGAGTGGTGTCAATTATTTTGCGCCATATCAAAATAAATTTGCATCATACTCGTCACAATATCTTGATCCGCTTTCAGTAGATAATGCCTTTATGCGAGGGGTCATTAAAGATCGGGAAAATTTCATTTGGATTTGCACTCAATTTGGAAGCATTCATAGAATATCGCCGAATAGAAAAGATATTCAGCGCTATTCAATACCAAATCAAATTGGAAGTTGGGCAATTTTAGAAGATAAAAAAGGTGACATTTGGGCTGGCGGTGTTGGTAAATTTTACTTATACAAGTTTAATCGAAAAGCGAACCGTTTCGACAAATTCCCAATTGTTCAATCATTTCATCAGATAAACACGATTTTTGAAGATTCAAAACAGCGATTGTGGCTTGGCTCTAGTCCCATTTGTTACTTAACCCCTGATCGAAAAAAATATGTAGAAACAAATTTTTTATCATTTGAATTGCAAAATTATCACAATGCAATTCAAGACATTTTTGAAACAAAAGATGGCACGCTATGGTTTGGAGCCACTAACAGCGGATTTGCTTATCACCCCGAAACCAAAGTCTTTCGTTCTTTGGATTCACTTTTATTAAATGCCTTTCAAACCCCGAATTTACTCATCTCACAAATTACCTCTCTAACCGATACCACTTTAAGAATAGTCACAAAAGGAAAAGGAATTTTAGTCTGTACCACTTCTCTTAAAGTGATTGAAGTAATTTCTAAAGAACAAGGCCTTCCTCATAATAATTGTTATGGGGCATTGGATGATGAAAACGGAAATTGGTGGATAAGCAGCGATGCCGGAATTTGCTCGTTCAATCCAAGGACAAGAAGTTTTGAATATTACACAACCGATGATGGATTACTTTCAATGGAATTCAACCGAAAGTCATTCTTTCAATCAAAAGATCATGAGTTATTTTTTGGTGGCGTTAATGGGCTTCATTCGTTTTATCCTTCCCAAATCAAGAAGAATCCGTATTCCCCAAAGCTTGTCATTACGGATATACGGCAAGGGATGAATTCGATTAACCTGAATCGACTTAGTGATAGTTCAATCCAAATTTCATATATCGATGACCCTTTAACTCTCGAATTTTCTTCTCTCGATTTTCAAGCACCCGTCAAGAATCGATTTCGTTATAAGTTTGATAAGTCAAAAGAATGGAATGAAGTAGGTACAAATCGCACTATCACTTTTGCCAAGTTAAACCCCGGAACACATGTGCTTCGCGTTGTTGGAACGAACAGTGATGGCATTTGGAGCTACGCCAATGAACGTGCTATACGCATTGAAGTCATTCCACCTTTTTACCTTTCTCGATGGTTTATTACTCTTGTAGGTATCTTCATCGTTTTTTCTTCAGTAGGTTTTTATTCGTACCGTGTAATTAGAGAGCGAAAGCGCGCCGATCGCTTGGAGCAATTGGTGAAAGAAAGAACTCAAGAATTGGCGACTGCGCTTCGAGAAATGAATGAACAAAAGGAACTTGCAGAAGAAGCCAATCGATTTAAAACCGAACTCCTTGGGCTGGCAGCGCACGACCTTCGAAACCCGCTTCAAACCATTCAAGGATTCGCAACGCTGATTAAAGAAGATGTTCCGAAAGAGAGTAATGTGGCAGAACTTTCTGAATACATCTCAAAAGCTTCACAACGAATGTTTAGCCTTATTTCCGATCTATTGGAAACGGTACAACTTGATTCCTCTTCTCTTAAGTTGAATTTTCTTGCGTACAATATTTCAAAAGTTATCGAGCAAACCGTCAAACTTCAGCGGCAGTCTTCAGAAAAGAAAAACCAAACTCTGATTTGCAATATTGAGCCCAATTGCTATGCAATAATTGATGAACGCAGATTCGATCAAATCATAGAAAACATCATCAGCAACGCGATCAAATTTTCACCTAATGGAAAGAGAATTTGGATTGAACTAAAGCGTGATACACGGCCGCATTCATTTTTAATTGACGCCTCATCAAAATCAAATGAATCAAAATTGCAACGTTTTCTCAATCCCTTCTCATCTTCAATTGTACTTACAAGACCGGAAGTCAATACGAAAGAAGTCATGATTGAAGTCCTTGTCTTTACAGTTCGAGACGAAGGTTTGGGTATGAGTGAAACCGACTTAAAGAGAATCTTTGGTAGGTTTCAACGGCTTTCTGCAAGACCAACCGGCGGGGAAACATCATCAGGACTGGGCTTATCAATTGTTAAAAAACTTGTTGATTTACATAACGGAAAGATTTTTGTAAGTTCACCCGGTAAAGAAAAAGGCTGTACTTTTACTCTAGAACTTCCATCAATCCAAACTCCGGCAATCGGCTAA
- the guaB gene encoding IMP dehydrogenase — protein MSKILFEALTFDDVLLVPARSNVLPRDSNLSTRFTNSIRLQAPLVSAAMDTVSESDMAIALAREGGISVVHKNLTIEKQASEVDRVKRSESGMIKDPITLTESATVKDALELMAKYSISGIPIVNEPAEGIQAKKLRGIITNRDLRFKPDFHQKISNIMTKENLITAEVGTTLEKAEEILQNHKIEKLLIVDKEGNLKGLITFKDIQKKKRHPNACKDEMGRLRVAAAVGIRPNTLKRVDALVSAGVDAVVVDTAHGHSEMVLKMVETIRKNYPSLPLIAGNAGTAEATRDLISVGADAVKVGIGPGSICTTRIVAGVGVPQLSAILTCAEEASKTNTPIIADGGIKFSGDLAKAIAAGADSVMIGSLFAGVEESPGETILYEGRKYKTYRGMGSLGAMTEVEGSSDRYFQDAEDEVKKFVPEGIEGRVPFKGALSEVVYQLLGGLRSAMGYCGVSTIEALRKETKFVRITNAGLRESHPHDILITKEAPNYSFSK, from the coding sequence ATGTCTAAAATTCTATTTGAAGCTCTCACCTTTGACGATGTTTTGTTAGTTCCTGCTCGTTCCAATGTACTACCAAGAGACTCAAACCTTTCCACACGATTTACAAATTCGATCCGTTTACAAGCTCCGTTGGTTTCAGCGGCAATGGATACAGTGTCTGAATCTGATATGGCAATTGCCTTAGCTCGCGAGGGAGGCATAAGTGTCGTCCATAAGAACCTAACGATAGAAAAACAAGCTTCAGAGGTCGATCGGGTAAAGCGCTCAGAAAGCGGGATGATTAAAGATCCGATTACGCTTACCGAAAGCGCGACAGTTAAAGATGCACTTGAATTAATGGCGAAATACTCTATCTCTGGAATCCCCATTGTCAATGAACCTGCGGAAGGAATACAAGCAAAAAAGCTTCGTGGTATAATTACAAACCGCGATCTTCGCTTCAAGCCTGATTTTCATCAGAAGATTTCCAACATCATGACCAAAGAAAATCTCATTACAGCCGAAGTTGGAACGACACTTGAAAAGGCAGAAGAGATCCTTCAAAACCACAAAATCGAAAAGCTTTTGATCGTTGATAAAGAAGGCAACTTAAAAGGTCTAATCACTTTTAAGGATATCCAAAAGAAAAAGCGCCATCCAAACGCATGTAAAGATGAAATGGGAAGACTTCGGGTTGCGGCGGCAGTTGGAATTCGCCCTAACACGTTAAAGCGTGTCGATGCCTTGGTCAGTGCAGGAGTTGATGCCGTGGTTGTTGATACGGCTCACGGCCATAGTGAAATGGTTCTAAAAATGGTTGAAACCATTCGCAAAAATTATCCTTCGTTACCCCTCATTGCCGGAAATGCCGGGACGGCTGAAGCAACGCGTGATTTGATTTCGGTGGGTGCTGATGCGGTGAAGGTCGGAATCGGGCCGGGAAGTATCTGTACCACAAGAATTGTTGCCGGTGTTGGTGTGCCGCAACTCTCAGCGATTCTAACCTGCGCAGAGGAAGCATCAAAAACAAACACCCCCATAATTGCTGATGGTGGAATAAAATTTTCAGGTGATTTAGCGAAAGCAATTGCTGCCGGAGCAGATAGCGTCATGATTGGTTCTCTTTTTGCCGGCGTTGAAGAAAGCCCCGGAGAAACGATTCTCTATGAAGGAAGAAAATATAAAACATATCGAGGAATGGGCAGCCTCGGTGCAATGACAGAAGTTGAAGGAAGCAGCGACCGCTATTTTCAAGATGCAGAAGATGAGGTTAAAAAGTTTGTCCCAGAAGGAATTGAAGGACGAGTGCCTTTTAAGGGCGCTCTAAGTGAAGTGGTTTATCAACTTTTAGGTGGGCTTCGCTCCGCAATGGGGTATTGCGGCGTTTCTACGATTGAAGCGTTACGAAAAGAAACCAAATTTGTAAGAATAACCAATGCCGGACTTCGAGAATCTCACCCGCATGATATTCTTATTACCAAAGAGGCACCAAATTATTCATTTTCAAAGTAA